One genomic segment of Drosophila melanogaster chromosome 3L includes these proteins:
- the CG34462 gene encoding uncharacterized protein, with protein MGHSSNLFWFFVFVLITKVYAALSNPLSSKIEVYNQPEVTPEKERAKVRNYFVHEPYGPNTYSFGYEINDPQTQNSQFREEKRFVNGSIQGSYGYARPDGRIEVTKYMAKEDGGYSAQIQIFKAGDEKVKSVWPTERPDILVERSKSDAPSNITWDPKSHLNVTVSHVADHVAQQLKQQHGLDLNHIDVTKDVLKPAVLDVIQGKEPTKGRPVQNLIPQHFPIVPFQLPADQETTKATTAEPQKTESSKYHRAQSNNAEKAQQVEEPEARLPPPGPLVNSSPSDGNWQRRTIEANRREFLANLPNLSEARPE; from the exons ATGGGACATTCGtcaaatttgttttggttcttt GTTTTCGTATTAATCACAAAAGTATACGCCGCATTGTCCAATCCATTGTCATCAAAAATCGAAGTATACAATCAGCCTGAAGTTACACCCGAAAAAGAAAGAGCCAAAGTGAGAAACTATTTCGTGCATGAGCCATACG ggCCCAACACATATTCCTTTGGCTATGAGATTAATGATCCGCAGACGCAAAACTCTCAGTTTCGAGAAGAAAAAAGATTTGTGAATGGCAGCATTCAAGGTAGCTACGGGTATGCAAGGCCAGATGGACGCATTGAAGTCACCAAATATATGGCGAAAGAGGATGGCGGTTACTCGGCCCAGATTCAGATTTTTAAAGCAGGCGATGAGAAAGTCAAATCAGTTTGGCCCACCGAAAGACCTGATATATTAGTGGAGAGAAGCAAATCCGATGCTCCTTCAAATATCACCTGGGATCCAAAGAGCCATCTCAACGTGACCGTCTCTCATGTGGCGGATCATGTGGCCCAGCAGCTGAAGCAGCAACATGGCCTCGACCTAAACCACATCGATGTGACCAAGGATGTGCTTAAACCAGCGGTGCTCGATGTTATCCAGGGCAAGGAACCAACTAAGGGTCGCCCTGTTCAGAATCTAATTCCTCAGCATTTTCCCATAGTTCCCTTCCAACTGCCGGCGGATCAAGAAACCACCAAGGCCACCACAGCGGAGCCCCAGAAAACTGAAAGTTCAAAATACCACAGGGCGCAATCCAACAATGCCGAGAAGGCTCAACAAGTCGAGGAGCCGGAGGCAAGATTACCGCCACCCGGGCCACTGGTCAATAGCAGTCCAAGCGATGGAAATTGGCAACGGCGAACCATTGAGGCAAATCGCCGTGAATTCCTGGCCAATTTACCCAACCTAAGTGAGGCCAGGCCAGAGTAA